One Anoplopoma fimbria isolate UVic2021 breed Golden Eagle Sablefish chromosome 2, Afim_UVic_2022, whole genome shotgun sequence DNA window includes the following coding sequences:
- the ccnd1 gene encoding G1/S-specific cyclin-D1 has translation MEDQLLCCEVDSIRRAYQDVNLLNDRVLHTMLRAEENYLPSPNYFKCVQKEVVPKMRKIVATWMLEVCEEQKCEEEVFPLAMNYLDRFLSVEATRKTRLQLLGATCMFLASKMKETVPLTAEKLCIYTDNSVQPGELLQMELLVLNKLKWDLASVTPHDFIEHFLSKLKIYPSTKQILRKHAQTFVALCATDVNFIASPPSMVAAGSVVAAVQGLYLKSQDASLSSQNLTNFLSQVIRSDPDCLRSCQEQIESLLESSLRQAQQHGSTTETKHVDEDVDLSCTPTDVRDINI, from the exons ATGGAGGACCAGCTGCTGTGCTGCGAAGTGGACTCCATCAGGAGAGCCTACCAGGACGTCAACCTGCTCAACGACCGGGTCCTGCACACCATGCTGCGGGCGGAGGAGAACTACCTCCCGTCGCCGAACTACTTCAAGTGTGTGCAGAAAGAAGTAGTGCCCAAAATGAGGAAAATAGTTGCCACCTGGATGTTAGAG GTCTGCGAGGAACAGAAATGCGAGGAGGAGGTTTTTCCGCTGGCTATGAACTATTTGGACAGATTTTTATCAGTGGAGGCCACCAGGAAAACAAGACTACAGCTGCTGGGAGCCACGTGCATGTTCCTGGCGTCCAAGATGAAGGAAACCGTGCCCTTAACGGCGGAGAAACTCTGTATCTACACGGACAACTCGGTCCAGCCTGGAGAGCTGCTG CAAATGGAGCTGCTGGTTCTGAACAAGCTGAAATGGGACCTGGCTTCAGTCACGCCTCACGACTTCATCGAGCACTTCCTGTCCAAGCTGAAGATCTACCCGTCCACCAAACAGATCCTCAGGAAACACGCCCAGACCTTCGTGGCCCTCTGTGCTACAG ACGTCAACTTCATCGCCAGTCCACCGTCCATGGTGGCGGCGGGCAGCGTGGTGGCAGCCGTTCAAGGTCTCTACCTGAAGAGCCAGGATGCCTCGTTGTCTTCCCAGAACCTCACCAACTTCCTGTCACAGGTCATCCGCAGTGACCCG GACTGCTTGCGGTCGTGTCAGGAGCAGATCGAGTCCCTGCTGGAGTCCAGCCTGCGGCAGGCTCAGCAGCACGGCAGCACGACGGAAACCAAACACGTGGACGAGGACGTGGACCTGTCCTGCACCCCGACAGACGTCAGAGACATCAACATCTGA